One window of Candidatus Nitrospira kreftii genomic DNA carries:
- a CDS encoding hypothetical protein (conserved protein of unknown function): MFIIFTKEPAYVKTERLIYSVQQTASFSGGTENLALAVMTLQNEGGIAAKHVTLVLSLKAANIRDLAIASNAGLPPIKKDIKSKSAEVILDALLPKESLTINLLLSFPETPTISVRSEESIGIESPFESLSTHKPSSVNTILEYLVPITGVLVSILAFLSRRILDKGSSGNGKTEEEHYLSSDRNNAAFLMLHRGFVDDAAIILSDAIHSGRHDPFTFSNFALCKAIKGDLEGGETLMRAAEFYNATSHGKAVVAFNKALIFQLTDHRDQTIEMLRAAIELSPTKIRRYCRISVHLDPIRKDPVFEELVRSPPAK; the protein is encoded by the coding sequence GTGTTTATTATTTTTACCAAAGAGCCTGCCTATGTCAAAACTGAACGGCTTATATATTCTGTCCAACAGACTGCTTCATTTTCAGGAGGAACAGAGAACCTAGCCCTTGCAGTAATGACATTACAGAACGAAGGTGGGATTGCTGCGAAGCATGTAACTCTCGTTTTATCGCTCAAAGCTGCGAATATCCGAGACCTGGCTATTGCATCCAATGCCGGATTGCCTCCAATTAAAAAAGACATAAAAAGTAAGAGCGCTGAAGTCATTCTTGATGCTCTACTTCCCAAAGAGTCTCTTACAATTAATCTTCTGTTATCATTCCCTGAAACACCAACAATTTCGGTTCGAAGCGAGGAAAGTATCGGAATTGAATCTCCATTTGAAAGTCTATCCACTCATAAACCATCCTCGGTCAACACAATCTTAGAATACCTAGTGCCAATCACTGGCGTGCTGGTGAGTATTCTTGCTTTTCTAAGTAGAAGAATCCTAGATAAAGGTTCCTCTGGAAATGGGAAAACCGAGGAAGAGCACTATTTATCCTCAGATAGGAACAATGCAGCGTTTTTAATGCTACATCGCGGCTTCGTCGATGATGCCGCCATAATCCTTAGCGATGCCATCCATTCAGGTCGACATGATCCGTTTACGTTTTCGAACTTTGCATTGTGTAAGGCAATAAAGGGTGATCTTGAAGGTGGGGAAACCTTAATGCGTGCAGCTGAATTTTATAACGCTACCTCGCATGGCAAGGCTGTCGTGGCCTTCAACAAAGCTTTAATATTTCAACTCACGGATCATCGTGATCAGACGATAGAAATGCTCAGGGCAGCAATCGAATTGAGTCCAACCAAAATAAGACGCTACTGCCGAATCAGTGTTCATCTTGATCCAATCCGAAAAGATCCAGTCTTCGAAGAACTAGTTAGGAGTCCACCTGCCAAGTAA